A stretch of the Rhinoderma darwinii isolate aRhiDar2 chromosome 3, aRhiDar2.hap1, whole genome shotgun sequence genome encodes the following:
- the COPS6 gene encoding COP9 signalosome complex subunit 6 isoform X2, translating to MAQGVTGSVAVALHPLVILNISDHWIRMRSQEGRPVQVIGALIGKQEGRNIEVMNSFELLSQINDEKIIINKEYYYTKEEQFKQVFKDMEFLGWYTTGGPPDPSDIHVHKQVCEIIESPLFLKLNPMTKHTDLPVSVYESVIDIVNGEATMLLAELPYTLATEEAERIGVDHVARMTATGSGENSTVAEHLIAQHSAIKMLHSRVRLILEYVRAAEAGEVPFNHEILREASALCHCLPVLSTDKFKMDFYDQCNDVGLMSYLGTITKTCNTMNQFVNKFNILYDRQGIGRRMRGLFF from the exons ATGGCTCAGGGAGTCACTGGCAGCGTGGCTGTGGCTCTTCACCCCCTGGTGATCCTTAATATCTCCGACCACTGGATCCGCATGAGGTCACAGGAAGGACGCCCCGTCCAGG TGATCGGCGCTCTCATCGGCaaacaggagggaaggaacatcgAGGTGATGAACTCGTTCGAGCTTCTGTCCCAGATCAACGATGAGAAGATCATCATCAACAAGGAGTATTACTACACCAAGGAGGAGCAGT TTAAGCAGGTGTTTAAAGACATGGAGTTCCTGGGCTGGTACACGACAGGAGGTCCCCCCGACCCATCCGACATTCACGTTCACAAACAG GTGTGTGAGATCATCGAGTCGCCGCTCTTCCTGAAGCTGAACCCTATGACCAAGCACACTGAT CTTCCGGTCAGTGTGTACGAATCGGTGATTGACATCGTGAATGGAGAG GCCACCATGTTGTTGGCTGAGCTCCCGTACACCCTCGCCACAGAAGAAGCAGAAAGAATCGGCGTTGACCACGTCGCTCGAATGACGGCCACCGGGAGCGGGGAAAACTCTACAG TGGCGGAACATCTCATCGCTCAGCACAGCGCCATCAAGATGTTGCACAGCAGAGTCCGCCTCATCCTGGAGTATGTGAGAGCGGCTGAAGCAG GTGAAGTTCCCTTTAACCATGAAATCCTGCGTGAAGCCTCCGCTCtgtgtcactgcctccccgtcctCAGCACGGATAAGTTCAAGATGGATTTCTATGAC CAATGTAACGATGTGGGTTTAATGTCTTACCTGGGCACCATCACCAAGACCTGTAACACCATGAACCAGTTCGTCAACAAATTCAACATCCTGTATGATCGGCAGGGGATCGGCCGGCGGATGAGGGGACTCTTCTTCTGA
- the MCM7 gene encoding DNA replication licensing factor MCM7 isoform X2 translates to MNISLVAMEKLKTFLQEFYKDDESGKKNFKYGAQLTNIAHREQVALYIDLDDLTEEDPELVDAICENTRRYTNLFADAVQELLPQYKEKEVVNKDSLDVYIEHRLMMEQRGRDPAEIRDVHNQYPAELMRRFELYFKAPSTAKARVVRDVKADCIGKLVTVRGIVTRVTEVKPMMVVATYTCDQCGAETYQPIQSPTFMPLIMCPSKECQTNRSGGRLYLQTRGSKFVKFQDLKIQEHSDQVPVGNIPRCMTVFVHGENTRLVQPGDHVGITGVFLPMLRTGFRQVAQGLLSETYLDAHRMVKMNKTEDDELGTEELSEEELRLITEDDFYEKLAASIAPEIYGHEDVKKALLLLLVGGVDHSPRGMKIRGNINICLMGDPGVAKSQLLSYIDRLAPRSQYTTGRGSSGVGLTAAVMRDSVTGEMTLEGGALVLADQGVCCIDEFDKMMDTDRTAIHEVMEQQTISIAKAGIMTTLNARCSILSAANPAYGRYNPKKTVEQNIQLPAALLSRFDLLWLIQDKPDRDNDLRLAQHITYVHQHSRQPPSQFEALDMKLMRRYITMCKSKQPAIPESLADYLTAAYVEMRKEARTNKDTTFTSARTLLAILRLSTALARLRLEEVVEKEDVNEAMRLMEMSKDSLLGDKGQTARTQRPADVIFATIREMVPEKGPRSIKFSEAEQRCVSKGFTPAQFEVALEEYEELNVWLVNQARTKITFV, encoded by the exons ATGAACATAagtttggttgctatgg AAAAACTCAAGACCTTCCTGCAGGAATTCTACAAGGACGATGAGTCGGGGAAGAAGAACTTCAAATACGGGGCACAGCTG ACTAACATTGCCCACAGAGAACAAGTGGCTTTGTACATTGACCTGGACGACCTGACAGAAGAAGACCCCGAGCTGGTGGACGCCATCTGTGAGAACACCCGCAGATACACGAATCTGTTTGCAGACGCTGTGCAGGAGCTGCTGCCTCAGTATAAGGAGAAGGAG GTGGTGAACAAGGACTCTCTGGATGTTTACATAGAGCATCGGTTAATGATGGAGCAGAGGGGCCGGGACCCCGCGGAGATCCGGGATGTTCACAACCAGTATCCTGCGGAGCTCATGCGCAGATT TGAGCTGTACTTCAAGGCTCCCTCCACCGCCAAAGCCCGGGTTGTTCGTGATGTGAAGGCGGACTGCATCGGGAAACTTGTAACCGTGCGGGGAATTGTCACCAGGGTCACCGAAGTGAAGCCCATGATGGTGGTAGCAACCTACACATGTGACCAATGCGGCGCTGAGACGTACCAGCCG ATCCAGTCTCCAACTTTCATGCCCCTGATAATGTGCCCAAGTAAAGAATGTCAGACCAACCGGTCCGGCGGCCGGCTCTATCTTCAAACTAGAGGCTCGAAGTTTGTCAAGTTCCAGGATCTGAAGATTCAAGAGCAT agcgaCCAAGTACCAGTTGGTAACATTCCTCGCTGTATGACTGTCTTTGTCCATGGAGAGAACACTCGCCTGGTACAGCCAGGTGACCACGTTGGCATTACTGGAGTGTTTCTACCCATGCTGAGAACTGGCTTCCGACAAGTAGCCCAG GGATTGCTGTCAGAGACTTACCTGGATGCTCATCGAATGGTGAAGATGAACAAGACTGAGGATGACGAGCTCGGTACCGAAGAACTGAGCGAGGAGGAGCTGCGTCTGATCACGG aggatgacttCTATGAGAAACTTGCTGCCTCCATTGCGCCGGAGATCTATGGACACGAGGATGTGAAGAAGGCGCTGCTGCTTCTCCTGGTGGGTGGTGTCGACCATTCACCCCGTGGCATGAAGATAAGAG GGAATATTAACATCTGTCTGATGGGAGATCCTGGAGTGGCCAAATCTCAGCTGCTGTCCTATATTGATCGCCTGGCTCCTCGCA GTCAATACACAACGGGAAGAGGCTCCTCAGGCGTTGGTCTCACCGCTGCTGTAATGAGGGATTCGGTGACCGGAGAGATGACGCTGGAGGGAGGAGCGCTGGTGTTGGCCGATCAGGGAGTCTGTTGTATTGATGAGTTTGATAAGATGATGGACACTGACCGCACAGCCATTCATGAAGTCATGGAGCAGCAGACCATCTCCATTGCCAAA GCTGGAATAATGACCACCCTGAACGCTCGCTGCTCCATCCTCTCTGCTGCTAATCCAGCCTATGGCAGATACAACCCCAAGAAGACTGTGGAGCAGAACATCCAGCTTCCCGCCGCCCTCCTCTCTCGATTTGATCTTCTCTGGCTAATCCAGGACAAGCCTGACCGAGACAACGACCTCAG GCTGGCGCAGCACATCACTTACGTCCATCAGCACAGCAGGCAGCCGCCGTCTCAGTTCGAGGCTCTTGATATGAAGCTCATGAG ACGTTATATTACCATGTGCAAGAGTAAACAGCCAGCAATCCCAGAATCCCTTGCTGACTACCTGACAGCCGCTTATGTCGAGATGAGGAAAGAAGCACGGACTAATAAAGACACCACATTCACCTCCGCCAGAACTCTTCTGGCTATCCTGCGGCTCTCCACCGCTCTG GCCCGTCTACGTCTGGAGGAAGTTGTCGAGAAGGAAGATGTCAACGAAGCCATGAGGTTAATGGAAATGTCTAAAGACTCCCTGCTGGGAGACAAAGGGCAGACGGCAAG GACCCAGCGACCCGCTGATGTCATCTTTGCCACAATTCGGGAGATGGTCCCAGAGAAGGGACCTCGTAGCATCAAGTTCTCTGAGGCGGAGCAGCGCTGTGTCTCTAAAGGCTTCACCCCCGCACAGTTCGAGGTGGCGCTAGAGGAGTACGAAGAGCTGAACGTCTGGCTGGTCAACCAGGCCCGGACTAAAATCACCTTTGTGTGA
- the MCM7 gene encoding DNA replication licensing factor MCM7 isoform X1, translating to MPRDYQAEKEKLKTFLQEFYKDDESGKKNFKYGAQLTNIAHREQVALYIDLDDLTEEDPELVDAICENTRRYTNLFADAVQELLPQYKEKEVVNKDSLDVYIEHRLMMEQRGRDPAEIRDVHNQYPAELMRRFELYFKAPSTAKARVVRDVKADCIGKLVTVRGIVTRVTEVKPMMVVATYTCDQCGAETYQPIQSPTFMPLIMCPSKECQTNRSGGRLYLQTRGSKFVKFQDLKIQEHSDQVPVGNIPRCMTVFVHGENTRLVQPGDHVGITGVFLPMLRTGFRQVAQGLLSETYLDAHRMVKMNKTEDDELGTEELSEEELRLITEDDFYEKLAASIAPEIYGHEDVKKALLLLLVGGVDHSPRGMKIRGNINICLMGDPGVAKSQLLSYIDRLAPRSQYTTGRGSSGVGLTAAVMRDSVTGEMTLEGGALVLADQGVCCIDEFDKMMDTDRTAIHEVMEQQTISIAKAGIMTTLNARCSILSAANPAYGRYNPKKTVEQNIQLPAALLSRFDLLWLIQDKPDRDNDLRLAQHITYVHQHSRQPPSQFEALDMKLMRRYITMCKSKQPAIPESLADYLTAAYVEMRKEARTNKDTTFTSARTLLAILRLSTALARLRLEEVVEKEDVNEAMRLMEMSKDSLLGDKGQTARTQRPADVIFATIREMVPEKGPRSIKFSEAEQRCVSKGFTPAQFEVALEEYEELNVWLVNQARTKITFV from the exons ATGCCACGGGATTACCAAGCCGAGAAAG AAAAACTCAAGACCTTCCTGCAGGAATTCTACAAGGACGATGAGTCGGGGAAGAAGAACTTCAAATACGGGGCACAGCTG ACTAACATTGCCCACAGAGAACAAGTGGCTTTGTACATTGACCTGGACGACCTGACAGAAGAAGACCCCGAGCTGGTGGACGCCATCTGTGAGAACACCCGCAGATACACGAATCTGTTTGCAGACGCTGTGCAGGAGCTGCTGCCTCAGTATAAGGAGAAGGAG GTGGTGAACAAGGACTCTCTGGATGTTTACATAGAGCATCGGTTAATGATGGAGCAGAGGGGCCGGGACCCCGCGGAGATCCGGGATGTTCACAACCAGTATCCTGCGGAGCTCATGCGCAGATT TGAGCTGTACTTCAAGGCTCCCTCCACCGCCAAAGCCCGGGTTGTTCGTGATGTGAAGGCGGACTGCATCGGGAAACTTGTAACCGTGCGGGGAATTGTCACCAGGGTCACCGAAGTGAAGCCCATGATGGTGGTAGCAACCTACACATGTGACCAATGCGGCGCTGAGACGTACCAGCCG ATCCAGTCTCCAACTTTCATGCCCCTGATAATGTGCCCAAGTAAAGAATGTCAGACCAACCGGTCCGGCGGCCGGCTCTATCTTCAAACTAGAGGCTCGAAGTTTGTCAAGTTCCAGGATCTGAAGATTCAAGAGCAT agcgaCCAAGTACCAGTTGGTAACATTCCTCGCTGTATGACTGTCTTTGTCCATGGAGAGAACACTCGCCTGGTACAGCCAGGTGACCACGTTGGCATTACTGGAGTGTTTCTACCCATGCTGAGAACTGGCTTCCGACAAGTAGCCCAG GGATTGCTGTCAGAGACTTACCTGGATGCTCATCGAATGGTGAAGATGAACAAGACTGAGGATGACGAGCTCGGTACCGAAGAACTGAGCGAGGAGGAGCTGCGTCTGATCACGG aggatgacttCTATGAGAAACTTGCTGCCTCCATTGCGCCGGAGATCTATGGACACGAGGATGTGAAGAAGGCGCTGCTGCTTCTCCTGGTGGGTGGTGTCGACCATTCACCCCGTGGCATGAAGATAAGAG GGAATATTAACATCTGTCTGATGGGAGATCCTGGAGTGGCCAAATCTCAGCTGCTGTCCTATATTGATCGCCTGGCTCCTCGCA GTCAATACACAACGGGAAGAGGCTCCTCAGGCGTTGGTCTCACCGCTGCTGTAATGAGGGATTCGGTGACCGGAGAGATGACGCTGGAGGGAGGAGCGCTGGTGTTGGCCGATCAGGGAGTCTGTTGTATTGATGAGTTTGATAAGATGATGGACACTGACCGCACAGCCATTCATGAAGTCATGGAGCAGCAGACCATCTCCATTGCCAAA GCTGGAATAATGACCACCCTGAACGCTCGCTGCTCCATCCTCTCTGCTGCTAATCCAGCCTATGGCAGATACAACCCCAAGAAGACTGTGGAGCAGAACATCCAGCTTCCCGCCGCCCTCCTCTCTCGATTTGATCTTCTCTGGCTAATCCAGGACAAGCCTGACCGAGACAACGACCTCAG GCTGGCGCAGCACATCACTTACGTCCATCAGCACAGCAGGCAGCCGCCGTCTCAGTTCGAGGCTCTTGATATGAAGCTCATGAG ACGTTATATTACCATGTGCAAGAGTAAACAGCCAGCAATCCCAGAATCCCTTGCTGACTACCTGACAGCCGCTTATGTCGAGATGAGGAAAGAAGCACGGACTAATAAAGACACCACATTCACCTCCGCCAGAACTCTTCTGGCTATCCTGCGGCTCTCCACCGCTCTG GCCCGTCTACGTCTGGAGGAAGTTGTCGAGAAGGAAGATGTCAACGAAGCCATGAGGTTAATGGAAATGTCTAAAGACTCCCTGCTGGGAGACAAAGGGCAGACGGCAAG GACCCAGCGACCCGCTGATGTCATCTTTGCCACAATTCGGGAGATGGTCCCAGAGAAGGGACCTCGTAGCATCAAGTTCTCTGAGGCGGAGCAGCGCTGTGTCTCTAAAGGCTTCACCCCCGCACAGTTCGAGGTGGCGCTAGAGGAGTACGAAGAGCTGAACGTCTGGCTGGTCAACCAGGCCCGGACTAAAATCACCTTTGTGTGA
- the COPS6 gene encoding COP9 signalosome complex subunit 6 isoform X1, whose product MASAAAPNGGGMEVDGAVLPTVMAQGVTGSVAVALHPLVILNISDHWIRMRSQEGRPVQVIGALIGKQEGRNIEVMNSFELLSQINDEKIIINKEYYYTKEEQFKQVFKDMEFLGWYTTGGPPDPSDIHVHKQVCEIIESPLFLKLNPMTKHTDLPVSVYESVIDIVNGEATMLLAELPYTLATEEAERIGVDHVARMTATGSGENSTVAEHLIAQHSAIKMLHSRVRLILEYVRAAEAGEVPFNHEILREASALCHCLPVLSTDKFKMDFYDQCNDVGLMSYLGTITKTCNTMNQFVNKFNILYDRQGIGRRMRGLFF is encoded by the exons TTCTCCCCACGGTAATGGCTCAGGGAGTCACTGGCAGCGTGGCTGTGGCTCTTCACCCCCTGGTGATCCTTAATATCTCCGACCACTGGATCCGCATGAGGTCACAGGAAGGACGCCCCGTCCAGG TGATCGGCGCTCTCATCGGCaaacaggagggaaggaacatcgAGGTGATGAACTCGTTCGAGCTTCTGTCCCAGATCAACGATGAGAAGATCATCATCAACAAGGAGTATTACTACACCAAGGAGGAGCAGT TTAAGCAGGTGTTTAAAGACATGGAGTTCCTGGGCTGGTACACGACAGGAGGTCCCCCCGACCCATCCGACATTCACGTTCACAAACAG GTGTGTGAGATCATCGAGTCGCCGCTCTTCCTGAAGCTGAACCCTATGACCAAGCACACTGAT CTTCCGGTCAGTGTGTACGAATCGGTGATTGACATCGTGAATGGAGAG GCCACCATGTTGTTGGCTGAGCTCCCGTACACCCTCGCCACAGAAGAAGCAGAAAGAATCGGCGTTGACCACGTCGCTCGAATGACGGCCACCGGGAGCGGGGAAAACTCTACAG TGGCGGAACATCTCATCGCTCAGCACAGCGCCATCAAGATGTTGCACAGCAGAGTCCGCCTCATCCTGGAGTATGTGAGAGCGGCTGAAGCAG GTGAAGTTCCCTTTAACCATGAAATCCTGCGTGAAGCCTCCGCTCtgtgtcactgcctccccgtcctCAGCACGGATAAGTTCAAGATGGATTTCTATGAC CAATGTAACGATGTGGGTTTAATGTCTTACCTGGGCACCATCACCAAGACCTGTAACACCATGAACCAGTTCGTCAACAAATTCAACATCCTGTATGATCGGCAGGGGATCGGCCGGCGGATGAGGGGACTCTTCTTCTGA